From Blastochloris viridis, one genomic window encodes:
- a CDS encoding transglutaminase family protein, producing the protein MIYDVRQVTTYRYAAPVATASHLLRLTPVDRPGQRVLSTVLNVVPAPAERADMRDFFGNGLTRIALHTRHDALVLRTHARIAVAPPAIPAPEATLPWETVRELAWASADLTPHAPAHHLFASRRVPMVPKITAYAAESFPRGRPIVAAGLELACRIKADFAYAPGATDVTTPAATAFALRRGVCQDFSEIMIAGLRGLGLAAGYVSGFLRTTPPPGQPRLEGADATHAWVSLWCGPAVGWVGLDPTNAMLAGLDHIVLAVGRDYADAAPVDGVIVATGDHALTVAVDVVPVAADPFGRVNG; encoded by the coding sequence ATGATCTACGACGTGCGGCAGGTGACGACCTATCGCTATGCGGCACCGGTCGCCACCGCCAGCCACCTGCTGCGGCTGACGCCGGTCGACCGGCCCGGTCAGCGGGTGCTGTCGACGGTGCTCAATGTGGTGCCGGCGCCGGCCGAGCGCGCCGACATGCGCGACTTCTTCGGCAACGGCCTCACCCGCATTGCGCTGCACACCCGTCACGACGCCCTGGTGCTGCGCACCCATGCGCGCATCGCCGTCGCGCCGCCGGCGATCCCGGCGCCGGAGGCGACGTTGCCGTGGGAGACGGTGCGCGAGCTCGCCTGGGCCTCGGCCGACCTCACGCCGCACGCCCCCGCCCACCATCTGTTCGCCAGCCGGCGGGTGCCGATGGTGCCAAAGATCACCGCTTATGCCGCCGAGAGTTTCCCGCGCGGTCGGCCGATCGTGGCGGCCGGACTGGAGCTGGCGTGCCGGATCAAGGCCGATTTCGCCTACGCGCCCGGCGCCACCGACGTCACCACGCCGGCCGCGACCGCGTTCGCGCTGCGGCGCGGGGTGTGCCAGGACTTCAGCGAGATCATGATCGCTGGCCTGCGCGGGCTCGGCCTTGCCGCCGGCTATGTCAGCGGCTTTCTGCGCACCACGCCGCCGCCGGGCCAGCCGCGGCTGGAGGGCGCCGACGCCACCCACGCCTGGGTGTCGCTGTGGTGCGGCCCGGCGGTCGGCTGGGTCGGGCTCGACCCCACCAACGCCATGCTGGCCGGGCTCGACCACATCGTGCTGGCGGTGGGGCGCGACTATGCCGATGCCGCGCCGGTCGATGGCGTCATCGTCGCCACCGGCGACCACGCGCTTACCGTCGCCGTCGACGTGGTGCCGGTGGCGGCCGACCCGTTCGGGCGCGTCAACGGCTGA
- a CDS encoding DMT family transporter, with protein MAWLALFLAGLLEIVFAFSMKLSEGFTRPGPTAITVVSLIGSLMLLSVAMKALPLGTAYAVWTGIGAAGAFAVGIVFLGEPMTALRMLAAALIVSGIVLMKLAAE; from the coding sequence ATGGCTTGGCTCGCGCTGTTTCTCGCCGGCCTGCTCGAAATCGTCTTTGCGTTTTCGATGAAGCTGTCGGAGGGGTTCACCCGGCCCGGTCCGACCGCGATCACGGTGGTGAGCCTGATCGGCAGCCTGATGCTGCTGTCGGTGGCGATGAAGGCGCTGCCGCTCGGCACCGCCTACGCGGTGTGGACCGGGATCGGCGCGGCCGGCGCCTTCGCCGTCGGCATCGTGTTCCTCGGCGAGCCGATGACGGCGCTGCGGATGCTGGCGGCCGCGCTCATCGTGTCCGGCATCGTGCTGATGAAGCTGGCGGCGGAATAG
- the atzF gene encoding allophanate hydrolase — MLSLDIAFLKHGYETGTLKPEAVLDMVYDRIAARGERPVWITLVPKAAALAQLAAAPRGPLWGIPFAVKDNIDAAGLPTTAACPAFAYTPRRSAGVVERLQAAGAILIGKTNMDQFATGLVGTRSPYGICASVFSADHISGGSSSGSGVAVGAGLVAFALGTDTAGSGRVPAAFNNVVGLKPTRGLISTRGVVPACRSLDCVSVFAGTVADALAVLEAAASYDAEDAFSRRPQPAAPLPERVRFGVPAALEFFGDDAAAALFKASVERLTALGGEAVVFDFQPFRDAASLLYAGPWVAERLAAIGDFARQQPEAVNEVVRDIILGGGGHSAVDAFKAQYRLAELVRAAEAEWAKMDVMVLPTAPTIYRIDEVLADPVRLNSNLGTYTNFVNLMDLAAIAIPAGFRPDGLPFGVTLVARAFQDGALAVLADALHRALPGACIGASDVALAATPPARIQTSADCVRLAVVGAHLTGQPLHGQLTQRNARLVSTTRTAPGYSLYALKGTQPAKPGLVCDGAGAGGIEVEVYEMDLAGFGSFVALVPSPLCIGTVTLADGSEVKGFLCEGRATADALDITGFGGWRSWLASRPGERPL, encoded by the coding sequence ATGCTGTCGCTCGACATCGCCTTTCTGAAGCACGGCTATGAAACCGGCACGCTCAAGCCTGAAGCCGTGCTCGATATGGTCTATGACCGCATTGCCGCGCGCGGCGAGCGGCCGGTGTGGATCACGCTGGTGCCGAAAGCGGCGGCGCTGGCGCAGCTTGCCGCGGCGCCGCGCGGCCCGCTGTGGGGCATTCCGTTTGCGGTGAAGGACAATATCGACGCCGCCGGTTTGCCGACCACCGCGGCCTGCCCCGCCTTCGCCTATACCCCTCGGCGGTCGGCCGGCGTGGTGGAGCGGCTGCAGGCCGCCGGCGCGATCCTGATCGGCAAGACCAACATGGACCAGTTCGCCACCGGGCTGGTCGGCACCCGCAGCCCGTACGGCATCTGCGCGTCGGTGTTCAGTGCCGACCACATTTCCGGCGGCTCGTCGTCCGGCTCGGGCGTCGCGGTCGGCGCCGGGCTGGTCGCGTTCGCGCTCGGCACCGACACCGCCGGCTCGGGCCGGGTGCCGGCGGCGTTCAACAACGTGGTGGGGCTGAAGCCGACCCGCGGCCTTATCAGCACGCGCGGCGTGGTGCCGGCCTGCCGCAGTCTCGATTGCGTCTCGGTGTTCGCCGGCACGGTGGCCGACGCGCTCGCGGTGTTGGAGGCCGCCGCCAGCTATGACGCAGAGGATGCGTTCTCGCGCCGGCCGCAGCCGGCCGCGCCGCTGCCCGAGCGCGTCCGCTTCGGCGTGCCGGCGGCGCTCGAATTCTTCGGCGACGATGCCGCCGCCGCGTTGTTCAAGGCCAGCGTCGAACGGCTCACGGCACTGGGCGGCGAGGCGGTCGTGTTCGACTTTCAGCCGTTCCGCGACGCCGCCTCGCTGCTCTATGCCGGGCCGTGGGTGGCCGAGCGGCTCGCCGCGATCGGCGATTTCGCGCGGCAGCAGCCCGAGGCGGTGAACGAGGTGGTGCGCGACATCATTCTCGGCGGCGGTGGCCATTCCGCCGTCGATGCGTTCAAGGCGCAATACCGGCTCGCCGAGCTCGTCCGCGCCGCCGAGGCCGAATGGGCGAAGATGGACGTCATGGTGCTGCCCACCGCACCCACGATCTATCGCATCGACGAGGTGCTGGCCGACCCGGTGCGGCTCAACAGCAATCTCGGCACCTACACCAATTTCGTCAATCTGATGGATCTGGCCGCCATCGCCATCCCGGCCGGCTTCCGGCCGGACGGCCTGCCGTTCGGGGTGACGCTGGTCGCGCGGGCGTTTCAGGACGGCGCGCTGGCGGTGCTGGCCGACGCCCTCCACCGCGCGCTGCCCGGCGCCTGCATCGGCGCGAGCGATGTTGCGCTCGCCGCGACGCCGCCTGCGCGCATCCAGACCTCCGCCGATTGCGTCCGGCTCGCCGTGGTCGGCGCGCACCTCACCGGCCAGCCGCTGCACGGCCAGCTCACCCAGCGCAACGCGCGCCTCGTTTCAACCACCCGCACCGCGCCCGGCTACAGCCTTTATGCATTGAAGGGCACCCAGCCGGCCAAGCCCGGCCTGGTGTGCGACGGCGCGGGAGCCGGCGGCATCGAGGTCGAGGTCTACGAGATGGACTTGGCCGGCTTTGGCAGCTTCGTCGCGCTGGTGCCGTCGCCGCTCTGCATCGGCACGGTGACGCTGGCCGACGGCAGCGAGGTCAAGGGCTTCCTGTGCGAGGGCCGGGCGACGGCGGACGCGCTCGACATCACCGGCTTTGGCGGCTGGCGGAGCTGGCTGGCCTCGCGGCCGGGCGAGCGACCGCTTTAG
- the uca gene encoding urea carboxylase, whose product MFAKVLIANRGAIACRVIRTLRRMGIASVAVYSEADRHSLHVAAADEAVCIGPAPAAQSYLRADVILEAALRTKAQAIHPGYGFLSENPEFAEACAALGIAFIGPRPEHMRAFGLKHTARQLAQAAGVPLAPGSDLLADVDHAKAEAGRIGYPVMLKSTAGGGGIGLTLCRSEDELEPLFERVQRLARNNFNNAGLFVEKFVERGRHIEVQIFGDGQGEVVALGERDCSAQRRNQKVIEETPAPGIGDELRRALFDTAERLGRTVNYANAGTVEFLYDTDSGAFHFLEVNTRLQVEHGVTEQATGIDLVEWMIRQAAGEPLPLGAVPPARGAAIQVRLYAEDPAREFRPSSGLLTHLRWPDGARIETWVEPGIEVSPYYDPMIAKIIVTGSDRDDAVERLGAALAATEVGGIETNLDYLRAVVAGDEFAGGHITTRSLAAFAFRPRTIEVIAAGTQTTVQDYPGRVGYWDVGVPPSGPMDHLSFRLANRAVGNDAGAAALEITMSGPTLRFNAPALICLAGADMDAQLDGVALPLLRPVEVGAGQVLRLGAATGAGCRAYLAVRGGLDVPDYLGAKATFTLGGFGGPAGRALTAGDVLHLGDASETAPCAVPASLVPPLTRDWDIGVLYGPHGAPDFFTEDDIATLFAASWEVHYNSSRTGVRLIGPRPTWARSDGGEAGLHPSNIHDNAYAIGTIDFTGDMPVILGPDGPSLGGFVCPATIVKAELWKIGQLRPGDRVRFCRLTPAEAAALEARQEAEIASFAPVPFDPLWLAADCGPDDAVVGEIAAADERPRVVYRRAGDKYLLVEYGPLVLDLELRFRVHALMTALQAVSPAGIVEMTPGIRSLQIHYDSRALPLPQLLEILRRTEASLPATCDIEVPTRIVHLPLSWDDEATQLAIRKYMQSVRADAPWCPSNIEFIRRINGLASIDDVKRIVFEASYLVLGLGDVYLGAPVATPIDPRHRLVTTKYNPARTWTPENAVGIGGAYLCVYGMEGPGGYQFVGRTCQMWNSFKATDAFEPGKPWLLRFFDQIRFVEVSAAELLAFRADFPRGKARLKIEHGTFRLADYRRFLADNRDGIDAVKRRQQQAFDQERVRWEAAGQSGYDAELPDIVDDGGDDPLPPGGVPAASPVPGSVWKIAVTPGQSVEAGDILVVVESMKMEITVAAPISGVVAELRCAEARAVALGQTLAVVVPAEAR is encoded by the coding sequence ATGTTTGCCAAGGTTCTGATCGCCAATCGCGGCGCCATCGCCTGCCGCGTCATCCGCACGCTGCGGCGCATGGGCATTGCCTCCGTCGCGGTCTATTCGGAAGCCGACCGCCATTCACTGCACGTCGCGGCGGCCGACGAGGCGGTGTGCATCGGCCCCGCGCCCGCCGCGCAGAGCTATCTGCGGGCGGACGTCATACTCGAAGCCGCATTGCGCACCAAGGCGCAGGCGATCCACCCCGGCTACGGCTTCCTGTCGGAGAATCCCGAGTTCGCCGAGGCCTGCGCCGCGCTCGGCATCGCCTTCATCGGCCCGCGGCCCGAGCACATGCGGGCGTTTGGCCTCAAGCACACCGCGCGCCAGCTCGCCCAGGCGGCGGGCGTGCCGCTGGCGCCGGGCTCCGATCTTCTCGCCGACGTCGATCACGCCAAGGCCGAGGCCGGCCGCATCGGCTACCCGGTGATGCTGAAGAGCACCGCCGGCGGCGGCGGCATCGGCCTCACGCTGTGCCGCAGCGAGGACGAGCTCGAACCGCTGTTCGAGCGCGTCCAGCGCCTCGCCCGCAACAACTTCAACAATGCCGGGCTGTTTGTCGAAAAGTTCGTCGAGCGCGGCCGCCACATCGAGGTGCAGATCTTCGGCGACGGCCAGGGCGAGGTGGTGGCGCTCGGCGAGCGCGACTGCTCGGCCCAGCGCCGCAATCAGAAGGTCATCGAAGAAACCCCGGCGCCGGGCATCGGCGATGAGCTGCGCCGCGCGCTGTTCGACACCGCCGAACGGCTCGGCCGCACGGTGAACTATGCCAATGCCGGCACGGTGGAGTTTCTCTACGACACTGACAGCGGCGCGTTCCACTTCCTCGAAGTCAACACCCGGCTCCAGGTCGAGCACGGCGTCACCGAGCAGGCGACCGGCATCGACCTCGTCGAGTGGATGATCCGCCAGGCCGCCGGCGAGCCGCTGCCGCTCGGCGCGGTACCGCCCGCGCGCGGCGCCGCGATCCAGGTCCGGCTCTACGCCGAGGATCCGGCGCGCGAGTTCCGGCCGTCGTCCGGACTGCTCACCCACCTGCGCTGGCCGGACGGCGCCCGCATCGAAACCTGGGTCGAGCCCGGCATCGAGGTGTCGCCCTACTACGACCCGATGATCGCCAAGATCATCGTCACCGGATCCGACCGTGACGACGCGGTTGAAAGGCTCGGCGCCGCGCTGGCGGCGACCGAGGTGGGCGGCATCGAGACCAATCTCGATTATCTGCGCGCGGTGGTGGCGGGCGATGAGTTCGCCGGCGGCCACATCACGACGCGCTCGCTCGCGGCGTTTGCGTTCCGGCCGCGAACGATCGAGGTGATCGCCGCCGGCACCCAGACCACGGTGCAGGACTATCCCGGCCGCGTCGGCTATTGGGACGTCGGCGTGCCGCCGTCCGGGCCGATGGACCATCTGTCGTTCCGCCTCGCCAACCGTGCCGTCGGCAACGACGCCGGCGCGGCCGCGCTCGAGATCACCATGTCCGGGCCGACGCTGCGGTTCAACGCGCCCGCGCTGATCTGCCTTGCCGGCGCCGACATGGATGCGCAGCTCGACGGCGTGGCGCTGCCATTGCTGCGCCCGGTCGAGGTCGGCGCCGGGCAGGTGCTGCGGCTCGGCGCCGCCACCGGCGCCGGCTGCCGGGCCTATCTCGCCGTGCGCGGCGGCCTCGACGTGCCGGATTATCTCGGCGCGAAGGCCACCTTCACGCTCGGCGGGTTCGGCGGCCCGGCCGGCCGGGCGCTGACGGCCGGCGACGTGCTGCATCTTGGCGATGCGAGCGAGACCGCGCCCTGCGCGGTGCCGGCGTCGCTGGTGCCGCCGCTCACCCGCGACTGGGACATCGGCGTGCTGTACGGCCCGCACGGCGCGCCGGACTTCTTCACCGAGGACGACATCGCGACGTTGTTCGCCGCGTCGTGGGAGGTTCACTACAACTCCAGCCGCACCGGCGTGCGCCTGATCGGCCCGCGGCCGACCTGGGCGCGCAGCGACGGCGGCGAGGCCGGCCTGCACCCCAGCAATATCCACGACAACGCCTATGCCATCGGCACCATCGACTTCACTGGCGACATGCCGGTGATCCTGGGGCCCGACGGGCCGAGCCTCGGCGGCTTCGTTTGCCCGGCCACCATCGTCAAGGCCGAGCTGTGGAAGATCGGCCAGCTCCGGCCGGGCGACCGCGTGCGCTTTTGCCGCCTGACGCCGGCCGAGGCCGCGGCGCTGGAGGCGAGGCAGGAGGCCGAGATCGCCAGCTTCGCGCCGGTGCCGTTCGATCCGCTTTGGCTCGCGGCCGATTGCGGGCCGGACGACGCCGTCGTCGGCGAGATCGCGGCGGCGGACGAGCGCCCGCGTGTGGTCTACCGCCGCGCCGGCGACAAATATCTGCTGGTCGAATACGGCCCGCTGGTGCTCGATCTCGAGCTGAGGTTCCGTGTCCACGCGCTGATGACGGCACTCCAGGCGGTGTCGCCGGCCGGCATCGTCGAGATGACGCCGGGCATCCGCTCGCTGCAGATCCATTACGACAGCCGCGCGCTGCCGCTGCCCCAACTGCTCGAGATCCTGCGCCGCACCGAGGCGTCGCTGCCCGCCACCTGCGACATCGAGGTGCCGACCCGCATCGTTCACCTGCCGCTGTCGTGGGACGATGAGGCGACCCAGCTCGCCATTCGCAAATACATGCAGTCGGTGCGGGCGGACGCGCCGTGGTGTCCGAGCAATATCGAGTTCATTCGCCGCATCAACGGCCTTGCCAGCATCGACGACGTCAAGCGCATCGTGTTCGAGGCGAGCTATCTGGTACTCGGCCTCGGCGACGTCTATCTCGGCGCGCCGGTGGCGACGCCGATCGACCCGCGCCACCGCCTCGTCACCACCAAGTACAATCCGGCGCGCACCTGGACGCCGGAGAACGCGGTCGGGATCGGCGGCGCCTATCTGTGCGTCTACGGCATGGAGGGACCGGGCGGCTATCAGTTCGTCGGCCGCACCTGCCAGATGTGGAACAGCTTCAAGGCGACCGACGCCTTCGAGCCCGGCAAGCCGTGGCTGCTGCGCTTCTTCGACCAGATCCGCTTCGTCGAGGTCAGCGCGGCGGAGCTGCTCGCCTTCCGCGCCGATTTCCCGCGCGGCAAGGCACGGCTCAAGATCGAGCACGGCACCTTCCGCCTCGCCGATTATCGCCGCTTCCTGGCCGACAACCGCGACGGGATCGACGCCGTCAAGCGGCGCCAGCAGCAGGCGTTCGACCAGGAGCGCGTCCGCTGGGAGGCCGCGGGACAGAGCGGCTATGACGCCGAACTGCCGGATATCGTCGATGACGGCGGCGACGATCCGCTGCCGCCCGGCGGCGTTCCGGCGGCATCGCCGGTGCCCGGCAGCGTGTGGAAGATCGCGGTGACGCCCGGCCAGAGCGTCGAGGCCGGCGACATCTTGGTGGTGGTGGAGAGCATGAAGATGGAAATCACCGTGGCGGCGCCGATTTCCGGCGTGGTGGCGGAGCTGCGGTGCGCGGAGGCGCGGGCGGTGGCGCTGGGCCAGACCCTGGCCGTGGTGGTGCCGGCGGAGGCGCGCTGA
- a CDS encoding urea amidolyase associated protein UAAP2, translated as MLKESTLAVAAALHRAVVPAGDYWLHEVKTGQTFRIVDVDGNQAADTLFYNAGDPFERYSATDTIRAQANVYLGVGSKLLSTDGNVMATITADTVGRHDTLGGACATESNTVRYALEKKTMHACRDSYLLALAEHDHFGLTKRDIGHNINFFMNVPITEDGGLTFADGVSGPGKYVEMVAAMDLLVLISNCPQLNNPCNAYNPTPIELLIWGEGA; from the coding sequence ATGCTGAAGGAAAGCACGCTGGCCGTCGCCGCCGCGCTCCATCGCGCCGTCGTTCCCGCCGGCGACTACTGGCTGCACGAGGTCAAGACCGGCCAGACGTTCCGCATCGTCGACGTCGACGGCAACCAGGCCGCCGACACGCTGTTCTACAACGCCGGAGATCCGTTCGAGCGCTATTCGGCGACCGACACCATCCGCGCCCAGGCCAATGTCTATCTCGGCGTCGGCTCCAAGCTGCTGTCGACCGACGGCAACGTGATGGCGACCATCACCGCCGATACAGTCGGCCGCCACGACACGCTGGGCGGCGCCTGCGCCACGGAATCCAACACCGTGCGCTACGCGCTCGAAAAGAAGACCATGCACGCCTGCCGCGATTCCTACCTGCTGGCGCTGGCCGAACATGACCACTTCGGCCTGACCAAGCGCGACATCGGCCACAACATCAACTTCTTCATGAATGTGCCGATCACCGAAGATGGCGGCCTCACCTTCGCCGACGGTGTGTCGGGGCCGGGCAAGTACGTCGAGATGGTGGCGGCGATGGACCTGCTGGTGCTGATCTCCAACTGCCCCCAGCTCAACAATCCCTGCAACGCCTACAATCCGACGCCGATCGAACTGCTGATCTGGGGCGAGGGAGCCTGA
- a CDS encoding urea amidolyase associated protein UAAP1, producing MTELLYEDVLPGGSHWSFTVRRGTVLRLIDRDGGANVGMLFYNPANLLERYNAPDTLKCQHTFKLTSGNCLYSDMGRVFCSIIADSVGWHDTVCGNTTRAMVAARWGTKTYQACRNDWQLNGHDSFLVEGGKYGLGRRDLAANVNWFSKVAVADDGAMTFDAANSNAGDHVDLRFEMDTLVLLHTCPHPLNPAAAYPRAAVRYQFRRAQPMTDDDVCLNACPENRRGLENNRLYHLFG from the coding sequence ATGACCGAACTTCTGTATGAGGACGTGCTGCCCGGCGGCAGCCACTGGTCCTTCACCGTCCGGCGCGGCACCGTTCTGCGCCTGATCGACCGTGACGGCGGCGCCAATGTCGGGATGCTGTTCTACAATCCCGCCAACCTGTTGGAGCGCTACAACGCGCCCGACACGCTGAAATGCCAGCACACCTTCAAGCTCACGAGCGGCAACTGCCTCTACTCCGACATGGGCCGGGTGTTCTGCTCGATCATCGCCGATAGCGTCGGCTGGCACGACACCGTGTGCGGCAACACCACCCGCGCCATGGTGGCGGCGCGCTGGGGCACCAAGACCTATCAGGCCTGCCGCAACGACTGGCAGTTGAACGGCCACGACAGCTTTCTGGTCGAGGGCGGCAAATACGGTCTGGGCCGCCGCGACCTCGCCGCCAACGTCAACTGGTTCTCGAAGGTGGCGGTCGCCGACGACGGCGCCATGACGTTCGACGCCGCCAACTCGAACGCCGGCGATCACGTCGATCTCCGCTTCGAGATGGACACCCTGGTGCTGCTGCACACCTGCCCGCACCCGCTGAACCCTGCGGCAGCCTACCCGCGCGCGGCGGTGCGCTATCAGTTCCGCCGTGCCCAGCCGATGACGGACGACGACGTCTGCCTCAATGCCTGCCCGGAAAACCGCCGGGGCCTTGAGAACAACCGTCTTTACCACCTGTTCGGCTGA